Part of the Amycolatopsis sp. 195334CR genome is shown below.
GGAGTTCCGCCGCGTCGCGCACCACCTGGGTGCCGAGCGCCGAACCGCCCTGGTCCGGCTTGAGGATCAGCGGCAGGCCGAGGCGGTCCACCATGGCGTCGAGCACCGCCTGCGCGCCCAGTTCGCGGAAGGTGCTGTGCGGCAGCACCACCCAGTCCGGCGTGGCGAAGTCGGCCTTGGCCAGCAACGCCTTGGCGGTCGGCTTGTCCCAGGCGCGACGGCAGCCCTGCGAGCTGGTGCCGACGAACGGCACCTCCAGCATCTCCAGCACGGTCTGCACCGAGCCGTTCTCCCCCTGGCCGCCGTGCAGCGCCACCACGGCGGCGTCCGGCCGCTGGGTGCGCAGCCGTTCCAGCAGCCCGGCGTCGGTGTCCCACTCCTCCACGGTCAGCCCCTCGGCGCGCAGCGCGGCGGACAGCCGCCTGCCCGACCGCAGGGAAACGTCGCGTTCGTGGGACAGACCGCCAGCGAGCACGGCAACGGTGCGTTCGGCCACCGGGGAACTCCTCAGGTTCTGTGGATCGTCAGGCGGTGTCGGGCGAGGGGTTCTCCGGCCCGGACACCGCGCGGGGGTTCACGCTACCGAAGGTGCGCATGAGGTCCATTTCGGATTCGAGCACGGCGGCGAGCCGTCGCACGCCCTCCTTGATGCGCTCCGGCGTCGGGTAGCAGTAGGACAGGCGCATCTGCCTGCTGCCGAACCCGTCGGCGTAGAAGCCGGTGCCCGAGGCGTAGGCGACCCGTGCGGTCACCGCGCGCGGCAGCATCGCTTTGGTGTCAACGCCTTCCGGCACGGTCACCCACACGTAGAACCCGCCGTCGGGGTGCGTCCACGAGCAGCCGGGCGGCATGTGCTGTTCCAGCGCGGAAAGAATGGCGTCGCGGCGTTCGCGGTAGTTCTCGCCGAACGTCTTGATCTGGCCCTTCCAGTCGTGCGTGGCCAGGTAGCGCGAGACGACCAGCTGGTTCAGCGTGGGCGGGCACAGCGTGGCGGACTCCGCCGCGAGCACCAGCTTCTCGCGCACGGCGTGCGGCGCGAGCACCCAGCCGACCCGCAGGCCGGAGGCGAAGGTCTTGGAGAACGAGCCGAGGTAGACCACGTTGTCCGGGTCCATCGAGCGCAGCGCCGGATAGGTCTGGCCGTCGAAGCCGAGCAGGCCGTACGGGTTGTCCTCGACCACCAGCACGCCGTGCTCGCGGCAGATCTCCAGGATCTCCGCGCGCCGCTCGACGGCGAGCGTCACGCCGGCGGGGTTGTGGAAGTTCGGGATGGTGTAGAGGAACTTGACCCGCTTGCCGTGCGTGCGGCACTGGCCGAGCGCCTCGCGGAGCCCCTCGGGGACCAGGCCCTGGTCGTCCATCGCGACGTGCACGACCTCGGCCTGGTAGGCGGCGAACGAGCCGAGCGCGCCCACGTAGGACGGGCCCTCGGCGATCACCACGTCACCCGGGTCGCAGAACAGGCGGGTCACCATGTCCAGGCCCATCTGGGAGCCGACGGTGACCACCACGTCGTCGGGGTGGGCGCTGATGTCCTCGAGCGCCATCACCTCGCAGATCTGCTCACGCAGTGCCGGAACGCCGTGCGCGGAGCCGTACTGCAGCGCCACCAGCCCGTCGTTCGCGATCAGCTCGGCCATCTGGGACGACAGCGAGTCGAGCGGGAGCGCGGCCAGGTTCGGCATGCCGCCGGCCAGGGATACCACCTCGGGGCGGCTGGCGACCGCGAACAGCGCTCGGATCTCCGAGGCCGTCATGCCCGCGGTGCGCGCGGCGTAGCGCGACAGGTGCGGGTCGAGGTTGTGGTGGCCGCTCTGCGGCTGTCTGGCGGGGCGCTTTTCGCTCATCGGGCACTTCGCAAACGATGTCGGCCGGCATGATCAGTGCTACTCGTTCGTAGATCCATCGAGTGTAACCATCCCCTCTTCGGGAGCTCGGCTCTTCCGGTGCTCATCACATCCGCCTATCCTGTGATCTCGGGCCGGTTTGCTCTTGCGATGAACCGCGTCCCGCATCGGGTTCGTAACTCAGGGGAGGTCGTCGGGTGTCGCGACGCGTCGTGGGCGTCACGCTGGACAACCTGGACCAGGTTCCCCTGCACTGCCGCCGGTGCGTGTACTGGGAGGTCGCGCCGCACCTGAAGGCGCAGGCCGAGGAGTTCGGCGAGACCGAGGTCGAGAAGGAAGCCTGGGTGTCCAGCGTGCTGCTGGAGTGGGGTTCCTGCGGCCGGATCGTCTACAGCGACACGCTGCCGATCGGCTTCGTGCTCTACGCCCCGCCGAACGCGGTCCCGCGGGCGAACGCCTTCCCCACCTCGCCACCCGCCCCGGACGCGGTCCTGCTCACCGCCTTCCACATCGCCCCCGAATTCCGCGGCGGCGGCCTCGGCCGGATGCTGGTGCAGTCCGTCGCGAAGGACCTGACCCGCCGCGGTGTGAAGGCGATCGAGGCCTTCGGCGCCACCGAACCGGCCCCCGGCGGGGAACACGCCTGCGTGCTGCCCGCCGAGTTCCTCCAGTCGGTCGGCTTCAAGACCGTGCGCCCGCACCCCAAGTTCCCGCGCCTGCGCCTGGAACTGCGGTCGGCGATCTCCTGGAAGGAAGACGTCGAAGCCGCGCTGGAGCGCCTGCTCGGCCAGGTCACCATCACCACCGCGGAACCCAGCGTCGCCCGCTCCTGACCCCGAGTTGTCCACACTTTGTGAACAGTGTGACGACTTGTCCACAGGGTTGTGCACAGTTGTCCCCACCCTGGGCACGGAAAACGGCCCGACCGGCATCGGTCGGGCCGTTCTCGTTGTGGAAGCTCAGTCGGCCTTGGCGAGCTCGTAGGCGAGCACGTCGGCGAAGGTGAAGGTGCCGGTGGGCTGGTCACCCTCGCCCAGCAGGTACAGGCGCTTCACGGCGATCAGGATGCCCTCGGCGACCACGTCGCGGAAGGCGGGCTCCGACATCCGCCGCCGGTCGTCGGGGTTGGTCAGGTAGCCGATCTCCACGCGGACCGCGGGGCACCGGGTCAGCCGCAGGATCTCCCACGTCTTCGGGTGCGCGCGGCAGTCCAGCATGCCGGTGCGCGCGGCCAGCTCGCGCTGGATGAAGCCGGCGAGCAGCTCACCCACCGTCGAGCTGGTGCCGTTGCCGGTGCCGTAGTGGAAGCTGGCCACGCCCTGCGCGTACGGCGACTGGTTCTGGTCGCTGTGCAGCGACAGGAACAGGTCCGCGCCGGCGTCGTTGGCGAAGGCCGCGCGGTCGGCTTCGGCGGGGCTGTGGTCCGGACCCCGCGAGATCAGGGCCTCCATGCCGGTGGCCTTCATCCGGCCTTCGAGCCGCCGGGCCAGGTCCCAGGCGATGTCCGCCTCGCGCAGGCCGCCGACCGTCACGCCGCCGTCCTGGCCGCCGTGCCCGGGGTCGATCACGATGCGCTTGCCGCGCAGCCGGGGGCCGGATCGCCGGACCTGCTCCTGCTCGCGCAGGAACACCGGGCGGCCACCGCGGGCACGCGG
Proteins encoded:
- a CDS encoding PLP-dependent aminotransferase family protein, coding for MSEKRPARQPQSGHHNLDPHLSRYAARTAGMTASEIRALFAVASRPEVVSLAGGMPNLAALPLDSLSSQMAELIANDGLVALQYGSAHGVPALREQICEVMALEDISAHPDDVVVTVGSQMGLDMVTRLFCDPGDVVIAEGPSYVGALGSFAAYQAEVVHVAMDDQGLVPEGLREALGQCRTHGKRVKFLYTIPNFHNPAGVTLAVERRAEILEICREHGVLVVEDNPYGLLGFDGQTYPALRSMDPDNVVYLGSFSKTFASGLRVGWVLAPHAVREKLVLAAESATLCPPTLNQLVVSRYLATHDWKGQIKTFGENYRERRDAILSALEQHMPPGCSWTHPDGGFYVWVTVPEGVDTKAMLPRAVTARVAYASGTGFYADGFGSRQMRLSYCYPTPERIKEGVRRLAAVLESEMDLMRTFGSVNPRAVSGPENPSPDTA
- a CDS encoding GNAT family N-acetyltransferase — its product is MSRRVVGVTLDNLDQVPLHCRRCVYWEVAPHLKAQAEEFGETEVEKEAWVSSVLLEWGSCGRIVYSDTLPIGFVLYAPPNAVPRANAFPTSPPAPDAVLLTAFHIAPEFRGGGLGRMLVQSVAKDLTRRGVKAIEAFGATEPAPGGEHACVLPAEFLQSVGFKTVRPHPKFPRLRLELRSAISWKEDVEAALERLLGQVTITTAEPSVARS
- a CDS encoding D-alanine--D-alanine ligase, whose translation is MAERTVAVLAGGLSHERDVSLRSGRRLSAALRAEGLTVEEWDTDAGLLERLRTQRPDAAVVALHGGQGENGSVQTVLEMLEVPFVGTSSQGCRRAWDKPTAKALLAKADFATPDWVVLPHSTFRELGAQAVLDAMVDRLGLPLILKPDQGGSALGTQVVRDAAELPAAMVGCFAYGDTVLAERFVDGVEVAVAVVETETGPTALPAVEIVPESGVYDYTARYTAGLTDFFAPARLSEESAKAVGELAVAAHQLLGLRDISRTDAVVGADGTVHFLEVNLSPGLTETSTVPMAIEAGGGSLGAVFAELVDRAIKR
- a CDS encoding N-acetylmuramoyl-L-alanine amidase, whose translation is MRVLRRGDAGPDVAEIRSMLAALELLPPVNGSPGSFDAAVEQAVRAFQQRRGLITDGIVGPATYRALRGSSYHLGSRPLAYLISAPVHGDDVFALQERLTELGFDAGRPDGVFGPQTEQALRTFQRDYGLVVDGICGGGTVRALRQLSPRARGGRPVFLREQEQVRRSGPRLRGKRIVIDPGHGGQDGGVTVGGLREADIAWDLARRLEGRMKATGMEALISRGPDHSPAEADRAAFANDAGADLFLSLHSDQNQSPYAQGVASFHYGTGNGTSSTVGELLAGFIQRELAARTGMLDCRAHPKTWEILRLTRCPAVRVEIGYLTNPDDRRRMSEPAFRDVVAEGILIAVKRLYLLGEGDQPTGTFTFADVLAYELAKAD